One Arvicanthis niloticus isolate mArvNil1 chromosome X, mArvNil1.pat.X, whole genome shotgun sequence genomic window, AGGGCAGCTGAAACTCAGCTGATTAGTGGTATCTCGTTGGGCAGCTCTGATTCAGACTGAGGTGGCTCTACTGTTTTTCTGCAGTACTATGATTAAGTTATAGGATCTGTGCCTCAGAAATTTCTAATCTTTGGACAGTGGACTAGCTGGCATTGTTTTGAAAATCAGCACCACCTTTTTCTGTGTAGACTTGGAAGGTGTATGGGCAAAGCTGAAAGTTGGACCCAGTAATTCAATTTAGCTGGGAAAGATGATATCAAACAATATGTAAGTATAACATAGAAAGAAATGGCCAAGAAGAAACCAAGCTGTAGTGCAAAGAAAGTTAAATTTTAGAAGTTGCTGTGAAAGTAATTCTCATATGCAGCTAGAGctgtgtgatggctaatcttgctACATCTAGAATCAACTAAAGCCCAAGGAGCTGGGCATACCTGTGAAGGGTTTTCTTAATGGGATCACTTGGAGAAGACCCACCCTATATCTGAGCCATGCCTTCTGGCAGCTGCCCACAAAGTAAAGGACGTGGAAGGTGGaaacttttgctttttgcctgcccgcctgcctgcccTCACTCTCATTAGCAAGTTCATGTGTCCTGTTGCTGAGgcttttttgttcctttgctcttgttagaacctacttctttggCATTCCAAAATCTACTCGGTCCAGCAGCAATCTAGGAATTCCTTGGGGTCTAGCATTGGATTGGGACTGCTGCGACAGTCCAGTCTCATGAATTGAGCAACTGCTGGCTTCTTGGCCTTTCCATTGGGTATGGTCATTGTTAGACTAGCCAAatcacagcctgtaagccactccaATAAATCCCCTtttaatatgtattataaatatatgtattataagtatatattacaTGAATATAGTAATTATGTGAGTTCTGTTTCTGTGGAGAATCCTGACTAAACAGATGGTGTAATTGTTCATAAAATGGTAACAATGAAACTTGGTCTGACATTGCCTCAACCATATTAAAAGTAAGAATATGATCCTAAAAGGTGAAGACTCTTATATCTAACTAGAAATACAGTTGGGGCCTaggcctccctccttcctttccttcctttcttccttcctttatgtTATTTGAATGTAGGTATTATATAGATTTGTTGAAATAATATTCAGCAATGCCTTATTCTTCAATCCGTTGTTGTGGTATGAATGTGACATGTCCCCCATAAGCTTATCTGTTGAAATACTTGGTCTCTAGTTGATAGTGGAGGTTTGTATCCTTGTAAAGCATTCATTACACAAAGCTTTGATGAAACAAGTGGCTTAGTATGGGGTGAACCTTGGGGTTCAACAGCCTGGTTCCATTATATCACCTGCTTCCTCATTGCAGAGGCAATGTGAACAGCCAATTCATACTGCTGCTGCCTTACCTTCTCTGCCATGGAAGACTATATAATTCCTAGAACTGTAAGCCCAAGcaaacccttcctcctttaagaCATTCTTGCCTAAAATTTCTGTGTTGAAAAATACCTAGGATATCAATAAAGAACACTTTTGGGCATGGCAAAGAATGCATAGTAGCAGAAACAGAAAGTAGGCTGTCTCATGGGAGGTATCCATAgtcaggcagcagggagagatgaATGCTGCTTTTGATTCAGTCCAGGATACTGGTCCTTATAGCTTGACCATCAACTCTCCACAAAGGTGTGTAATCTCTACCATACCTCTACTATAGAGGAAGGAGGTCTTCAGTTTTAGAAGTCATTTGGCACTATTTAAGTTTTTCTCTTACTTTACAATGGTTGTGTCCTACTATAGGACTTACCAAAGCCACCAAGGCTTCATCTCAGTCTCAAGGTCTCTTCTGAATCAACCTCTCCTCAGTTTTTGGATGAATAGCCTCATCTGGTCAGGCGAACTGGGCATCAGACACTActtagctttattttttaaatcttttttattagatattttctttatttacttagcTTTTAAGTGGttacttttgtcttcctttttttcctctttactgtccaaTACTTTTATGGGTTCAAGTTTTTGGACCTTAGGAAAGGCTTTTAAACTCACACCCTTCCATGTATCATGCCACCAGCAAGACAATATGTCTAGCTCATCCTCTCTTATACAACAAATTTCCAGAGTAGTCATCtcggttgtgtgtgtgtgtgtgtgtgtgtgtgtgtgtgtgtgtgtgtgtgtttgtgtgtgtatgtgtgtatatgtgtatgtgtgtatcagcCACAAAACCTATGTGGTAACCTGTTGAAACTCATTCCTTACATGTTACTCTCACAAACCACCAAATGTGCATGGAAAGATCTTGATGTGATGGCATGTGcctgtgcctgtaatcctagcactggggaaacaCAAAAAGGAGGATCCTTGGAGCTCTCTGGCCAGCTAGTCTTGCTACATTGGTGAGCTCCAGTGTGGTGAAAAAACCCGTCTTAAAAGTAACACATATGGGGTTGGAAGCTcactaagagcacttgctactcttcttGAGAACCTAGATTTAATTTCCATCACCTCCATGGAAGTTCACAAaactctgtaattccagtcccggGTGGTCTGAAAGCATCTTCTGACCATTCCAGGCACTGCATACCCATggtccacagacatacatatataagcaAAACACCCACGCAcgcaaaataaacaaataaatcttaagataATATGGTGGAGGGAGACACGCCAGCCACCATACAGCAtatgaaagacatccagagatatgcCAGTCATCATGTAGCAGTATGTAGGCCGGCGCCACCACAATGAGCACGTGTGTGCTAGAGAGTTGGGAAGGAGTTGGAATGGTTTGTACaccatggagagaggaggaactgGAAACACACGGGTGGTGAGGAAGAGCCTGATGTTGAGTTGCCTGTGCCACTACCTGCGGCCAtggcacacatgaacacaggtcCTGGTCTATGTGGTAGCCCTAAAGTATCAGGGatctgtgttgatgtccatgtcccatgttaccaccaaaggccatgtggacGTCCCTGGTCTGGGCTACCTCCTGGGACTTCTTGATGCCTAAGGTCTATGCAGAGctgtccccttccctccccagctgTAGCACTTGGAAGAACCAGCCCTGCCCTTACCTGGACAGTGAGAGAGCTAGCCCAAAGGAGTGAGCACAGAAAGGGGCACCACCCCTTTGTTGGCCATGCACTAACATGGGCATAACCCAGCCCTTGCCTGAGCAGCTAGGGAGAGCTGATCCCAAGGGTCTGATAGTGGGACAGCTGGACCTACTCCCTCCTGGCTAtagcactggggggtgggggtggggtaggccCTGTACTTTGCATGGGTAGCATAATAGAGCTGGCTCTGGTCGTGTGGGTGCTGTTGGGTGGCTCAAGGTTGTGAGAGGAGGAGAGCTGGCCCTTCCCCTCTCCAGGGCAGTGCTAGAGAGCTgtctgtggggtggggtgggtgagggAGAACCAGGCCCATCTATCAAAAGCAGGAGAACTGGCCTTGGTAGCGCAAGTACAGAAGAGATTGTAGGATAAACAATATAGCCaacacccaggcccagatctaggACTTTTAGTTGACCTGCTCCAATACCTACCCCATCTATGAATTGCTGGAGCacgtgaaagggccagtcctgcagaaccaaagctgcaggatctccatgacacagggcaacaactcATTGTAAtcactcattgcaatgaacatttgcaagtaaagctacttgggcaaaagggtatactgtgggacacattgTGATACTatgcagcttccacagtgagatttgTTTTTGGGAGGGGGATGTTGCAAGGATAGTGGAAGGATAATGAGGGGtgggagatgaatgggattggattgtatgatgtgaaattcacaaagaaccagtaaaaagttaaaagataAGATGGAGAACAACAGAGGAATATACTCAGTTTTGAACTCTGGTATGCACCTGCACGGGtatttatgcacatgtatatCTCCTAATCAGGAGTACACgtatgcatacatgtgaacatatacATTGACCAcatacaaaaatgtttaaaaattatctagTAAAAGGTTGTTGGAAAAAGTCACTTGATCTCCCAGTAAAATAGTGATTACAATACTTCTTATGGCATTAATAAGTGCTTGCCTTGGTTCATGGCACATAGTATGGAGTCAGACCTGGTTAACTTACCTATATGCCCTTGACCAAATTATTTTAACCTTTTTGTCTTTACTTTCTTTATGTGTAAAATGGAGTGAATTTTAAGAGGTAAATTAATACTTTTGTGGTATGAAGAAAAGCTTCCAACAAGAAGCCTCTTAAATTACTTTTACTTCATCTCCTTTAGAGCCTTCAAATTGCAGAATTTGTCAGTGTGTCAGCTACACCTGTTCTGTCAAGCACTGTGTACTCCAAACTGCAAAATCAGTTAAGTTGAAGGTTGCTTTAAACTCTTAAGGTATTAAAGATAAAGTCAGGGTTATCAGATGTTGGGTTGTGTTAGCCTGTGCCTGCTCCACCACTGGGCACTGCTGCTCCAGGAGGTAGAATTCGGGTagtttgactgtgcttatccCTGCCTCTGCTGGGGCTGAGGGTATTGGGCTGTAGGGAAGCCCTTAGGCACTGCTCCGGGTGGGAAAAtgcagtctgagatgtgggaaagctGGGAGCTGGCTCCAGGGTGCAGGAGCTTGTGATGAGGCCAGGGCCAtggggttctcaggctcttggacatccaggcactgctgggagttacagaagagctgagaatggagtgggggcCATCAGGCTGGGTGTAGCCTGGGGTCAGGGGTAAAAAGGGAGCTCCTGCTAGTTCCAAGGTGATTGTTGTCCTTGGCTTGATGGGCTGCAggcttggtggtggttgtggctgggagtgcagagaggccttctatgggagagtAGATAGCAGTTCTGTAACTGAAGgtcttctccatggctccccacagcGGGATCTCAATGAAAAGAGATGGTTCACGGTTCTGATGcgtttaatgtcatggcagaaagtgggcTCAGAAAAatataccccacttctcagggtgggcctgagattaaatacctttttccgGGGGAGGAATGTCTAGGAAGGGAATCTTATTGGCAATGCCCTCTGGGCCTCTTGATACCTTATTAGCCTGGAGATCTCTGTAAGCCTACGCGGCCTGTGGTCATATCccttttcctattgtcttggtctgagatgttagggatgcctcatctgtatgtggaagggcttgggacattgcccttatgtgactgatggccacaagcCTATGGGGGGAGGAGCTacatgacaggggcctggtgACAGGGGCTTGGTGCTGggagcaggcaaagctcctactgtcccttcagggtctcccAGGCTGACGCTTCTAGCCTTTAGCTCAACAGAGgaccaggcttcctctcatggGTCTACTGCCCCACAATCAGACATTACAGTTCCAGAAGATTGAACCCGAAAAACATAGCCAGGACTCAGTTTATCTACTGTTGAACAGCACAAAGGAAGATACTACGAGCCCTAAATGGGCAGGAATGAGTCAATCTGAGAACTCCTTTCATCCCTCTTACCTTGTCTCTTTTAGTATGTGTTCTTCCTGCTAAAATGACAGTGGTAAATCTTCAAGTTTTGCATTTGGTGCCCTTCTGGGTCCCAAAAGAGCAATTCATTTTCACCAGACTCCTATTGTCTATTTTCACTTTGgtcctcctttcctccctgcaACTTGATGGTCCTCTGCTTCCATCCATGTCCTATTCTTAAATTCATAAATACCTTAAGGTGAAGTCCTTTCACTGCCCAGGACTCTTGACCTCACTCATTTGCAGGTGCATTGccaatatattcattcattctctctctctctctctctctctctctctctctctctctctctctctctctctctcagttgctACCCCCTGGAATGTGAGTCACCTCTTTGCTAGATATCAGtgtcttctgtccttttctcctcCTATCTTTGAGGAAGAAATAGTCTTTCCAAACTGAAGTGggtaaataacttttatttttgtgatcACCTTATTACTTTCAAAACACAGAAGTacataaagaaaaactaaagaaaaacctTTTATTCAAATTTTGCTCTATTCTATACCGCCATACCATTGCTGCCTTCTGTTCCCTGCCTGTTTACTAAGTGTCTTTTCCATATCTTTTCAATGCTTACTGAAATATAGTTTGTAGGCATAAATTTATAACATATTTGCATatagcatacatatacatacctaaGAATGTTAAGTGTTTTTATCCTACACAGAACAACAGTGGTCCCTTTCATAGTGTTGTTTTCCTTGTAATACCATTGGCTATTCCTCTCATACATTACACAAGAccatctttcctctttttctttcatttaaagcTTTCTCTGTATATCTCCTTTAATGGCTCAAGTTTCTACTGAGTCTTCAGGAGCTCTCCTGCAGGTTGGAATGTTTTATCTTTGAGGAAATTGCTCCAAAAGTACCTAACCTTAACTCTTAGCCTTTATCAGAGTTTAAATGCTTGTTAGAAATTTTATCTAATATATTTTGCCAAGCATGTTGGCTAGCTGACAAAATAATCCTCTCTTAAACATGGCTCTCACTTTATTCCTTCCCTTCACAGCCTAGAGTCCttgtaaagcagtggttctccaccCATGGGTGGTAATCCCTATGGAGGTCAAACAaccaaccctttcacagggatcacctaagacctTTGCAagacacaggtatttacattataattcatcaTAGTAGAAAAACTGTAGTTATGAAGtaccaatgaaaataattttatatacatgaggCACTGTATTACACTGTTGAAACATTAAAGGTTGAAACCACTGTTGGAGAGGGTAGAGGTTCCCCTCACTCCTCAGTCCTGGCAATTTTGTTTCTACTCTGCCACCACCCTGGGTTTTCGCGAAGATCCAAAGTAAACACCAGGCCCGATGAACCTTTTTTTAGTCAGCTTCAGCCTCTGTGACCTTGCCTGTTGAGTCTTTGCACTGCCAAGTCCTTCAACTGCCAACTCAGTTGTTCCCAACTCTGGTTGTTTTTGCCCTCTAGTGGACATGTGGCAGTATGCAGCGACAGTTTTGCTTGTCACAACTGAAGGGGTAGGGAGTGggtcatacagacagacagatatactgTGGGTAGGGGTTAGGAATCTGCAGAACTCCTACAGTACATAGGACCTCCCAGCTCACAGCAAAGAACTAGCCAAATCTAGATGTCAAGTGCAGTGAGGTTAGGAAACCCTGcaacagagaacagagagcagcCCAAAGGGTGTTCAAAAAATTGCAGGCTAGGGATATGGCCTGCAATCCTGGAGGAAACTGTATTCTCACCAATAACAGACAACCCAAAGTCACATTTCTGATGCTACAGGTGTCCCATGGGCCACAACAGCTTCATATTCTCCAGGTTTATAGTCTCTGGGAGATAGTCAGGACTCTTCAGCTGTGTCTCTGTCGTCTGGTCCAGATACAGTTCTCCTTCCTTCTACCTGAGGACTAAAACACATATATAGTTCCTCTCAACACACTTTATAGCCgtaaagggagagaaacagacTGATCCCCTTCCTATCCTTCACCCCCACCACTCTCACCTTCTTCCAccactcccctcccactgagATAGAGTTCTGTTCCGCTTTACTTTCTGAATACACTGAGAGCCTTTGAAATCCACCTTCTCCTCCATTTAACATGATGCCGGATTAGAGAGAGGATGCCACCAGCTAGCACTATGCTTTGGCCCGTGTGGACTGGCAAACCCTCTGTGCACTCTCAGTAGCTGACTCACCTTGGAGCAGTTGGCATACGTTTCCTGTTAAGATCTGTCTCTGGTTCTGCCCACTGGGGCTAGGGAAGGTTGCTGTTAAGAGGCTGTACAATCGCAGAAATCCTTGCTTGAACCTGGTGCTGACATCCTCTGTAGTCTCTCAGAACTCTCATATGGGAGGCAAATCTCTGTCATGTTAATTTGAGTCAAGCATAAACCTGAGGTTAATTCATCCCAGGTCTCATTTGATGATTTAATTTCTTGTGATATTATTCTCTCAGAATTTTGAGTCTCCTATCCAGTTCACTCCTGGGAACAACCACCCCAGGTTTGAGCTATTTCTGGCAACAGAATTTCTGCAGAACATAAACATCCTATCCAGTTTATTCCTGGGGCCTTGGTATAAGAGTCACCACTGTTTGCTAGCCACTTGTTTAACTCCCCTGTCAATTCCAACACTtagggagtggaggcaggaggatctggagtcagctaagctacataatgagtttgaagccaatctgGGCCATACgagccccccccttttttttttgacaaatcaAGATATAAAAGTTAGCTGATGGGAAAATCATCTAGTTGCTCAGAACGAGAATTTACTTGTTAAATTATGGAGAAGTCACCTAAGTAAAAATGGAACATTATATAACACAACTGCAAAGAAATAAGAAGTAGCTGAGTTCTCCACTCCTTTGTGTCTCTTTATATTTGTCAGCTCTTTGGAGTCTCCTAGTATCAGTCTAAAAATGTCTGGAAAGCCGATTCTGTTCCCTGTCTTAACCAGGACCAGGAATGGGCTGTACCTCCAGTACGGCTATGACCCTGGACCCAACGACCCAACTTCCAGTGATCCACTGATTCTACCCACTACCCACTGGACAGCCTGAAAAGTTTTGGTTCAGGATGGGTTGAATAACTACTATAGCTCTGTCTTTTAAAGCCTAGGTATGTGGAAAGGGTGGGGTATTTTATATTTAGCTGTGCCAGAAGGgggatatacacatacactctttctctctccctctctctctctgaagcagTTCAAGGGTATCGAATGCAAACAATCTGGAATACAAAAGAAATCATCAAACTTGccccatcccattcctcccctcccattcccATGAACCCCGCCTCCCACTTGCCTTTTCCCATCTCTGAAAATTGACTTCCTCTTTGGGAGATTTCTGTTCtgtatcacatttttaaaaactcactgaGGGTTTGGCAGCCAGCCTTGCCTCCCACAGCAGAGGCAAGCATCCTTCCTTGAAATATTCACAGATTTACACCAAGGACAATCCCAATTCCCAGGTGTGCAAAATGATGTTTTTCTCTGCTGCTGGGGTTCACTATCATAACTATCTTTAGGGGGATCTTGGAGGTACACTGTTGGGCCCTCAGTTTCGGACATATTCATATCAGTGGCCATGAAGTAGGAAGGCATCTGAGGTTCTGTGACTGTGCTTGGTGGTGGGGATGGAGTGGGTGTGACTGGGAAGGGGCTTTCGTATGAATATGTAAATGAGATAGGGAGTTGGACTGTTACAGGTTTCAGGGAGGCTGCGGACCTGAGACCCCATTGCATGGAGTCAGATTTGCCTTCcaattcctcctgcctctccaaACCCAGGGGATAAGTTTTCCTCTCCACAGCTCCAAGATCCTCCAGGGTGCTTCCTTCCAGCGCCACTGTGGATGCCCTAGGGGCCGCCATGCCTATAGCCCCTTCCATCTCATTTTCTGGTTTACACTCTGCTGTATGACTAGCTGTCACCgcttctttctctcctgcatTTTGTATCTCTGGCCCTGTCTGTGCCCCTCCGGCTGCAGCCGTGGCAGCTGCAGCCATGgcgacggcggcggcggcggcggcagcagcggcggcagcagcagcagcaggaggaggaacagcagcagcaggggcactAGTCGTGATTGGCATCTGTGCAACTGGAACAGCCCTCAGCTCCTGGAGAGAAGTGAGCAGAGTTGAAACACATTCCTGGAATGGGGTATGGGTGTAGGGGTGGAAAGAGGTGGGGATAAGACTGGGTTAGGAGGTAAGCTTACTGCGTGTAGTAGCTTCAGTCTCATCaggtctctctccctctgaacCTCTGCTAGTTTGGTGTGGGCCAACTGAAGGTGATAGGCCGCTTCCTTGCGTTCCATCTCTTGCTGGTCCGTGAGCTTCTTCAGGTCTGATGCCAAGGCATGTGCCGCCGACCTGTGCAGGCCGGCTAAGTCATGGAGCCATTGCACCCTGTGCCCCTGCAACTGGCCTTGTCTGAAAGCGAAGCGAACACCCAAGGCCAGGCTGCCCCAGGCACAGGCTTCCTGAGCTTCCCGAGGCACCTGGCTACTGTCCAGGATGGCTTTGAGCTtgtcctccacctcctcccaggACAGGGACAGGTTCTCAAGGTAGAACTCGGGGCCTTTTGAGTGCTTGGCCATTTGCTGGTTGATAAACGTTAACACCTTGGCATGCCTGAACCCACTAGTGGAGTCATCGGGATTCATGATGGCCGAGTGCCTTAGGGGCTCCGCTGGCCCTGTAAGAACAGAACCTGTTGTGTATCTTTGTGAGCACCCGAATGGGGACTTCAGCCCCCCCACCAATTCCTTAGCTTGCCCGTCCCCTGTGACTTTTCATCCATGAATCCTCGGAAGGCTTTTCATCTCATCAGGACACGACCACACACCCCCCAACCCAAAAAATCCAAACCAGACCTCACCTCTCTGAGAGCTTGTGCCCGGAAAAGGTATAAGCCAAACATACCTGTCAGAAGACCAGTCTGCCAATCAAGGGCGACAGAGACAGACTATCAGT contains:
- the Tex13b gene encoding testis-expressed protein 13B isoform X1 — its product is MNPDDSTSGFRHAKVLTFINQQMAKHSKGPEFYLENLSLSWEEVEDKLKAILDSSQVPREAQEACAWGSLALGVRFAFRQGQLQGHRVQWLHDLAGLHRSAAHALASDLKKLTDQQEMERKEAAYHLQLAHTKLAEVQRERDLMRLKLLHAELRAVPVAQMPITTSAPAAAVPPPAAAAAAAAAAAAAAVAMAAAATAAAGGAQTGPEIQNAGEKEAVTASHTAECKPENEMEGAIGMAAPRASTVALEGSTLEDLGAVERKTYPLGLERQEELEGKSDSMQWGLRSAASLKPVTVQLPISFTYSYESPFPVTPTPSPPPSTVTEPQMPSYFMATDMNMSETEGPTVYLQDPPKDSYDSEPQQQRKTSFCTPGNWDCPWCKSVNISRKDACLCCGRQGWLPNPQ
- the Tex13b gene encoding testis-expressed protein 13B isoform X2; this translates as MNPDDSTSGFRHAKVLTFINQQMAKHSKGPEFYLENLSLSWEEVEDKLKAILDSSQVPREAQEACAWGSLALGVRFAFRQGQLQGHRVQWLHDLAGLHRSAAHALASDLKKLTDQQEMERKEAAYHLQLAHTKLAEVQRERDLMRLKLLHARFASHMRVLRDYRGCQHQVQARISAIVQPLNSNLP